The following coding sequences lie in one Halorarum halophilum genomic window:
- a CDS encoding alcohol dehydrogenase catalytic domain-containing protein, translated as MRAAAFTDLIGPDGVSVIDRPTPEPEPGEAVVDVEACSINRHDLWILEGDSAMVDAADLPFVTGLDVAGVVSDVGEGVSDVAPGDRVLLCPNETCGTCRFCREGPENLCEQFSLYHGGLAEAARVRADRLVPLPDGVPTTDAAALPTAYVTAFRMLQRADVGPGDRVFVPGATGGVGVAAIQLCDVLGARTVGTSSSASKLERVRELGLDRGIRSTDTDEIRERVEEEGKVDAVVNHLGGEFTGLGQSVLRRGGTMVICGRTAGGESTIKVADLFLRHKRVVGSTMGTQNDLRRLVDLVAAGDLSPVVDETYPLDETGAAFEAMQERESVGKLVITP; from the coding sequence ATGCGCGCAGCAGCATTCACCGACCTAATCGGCCCGGACGGGGTTAGCGTAATCGATCGACCGACACCCGAACCCGAGCCGGGAGAGGCGGTCGTCGACGTCGAGGCCTGCTCGATCAACCGGCACGACCTCTGGATTCTCGAGGGCGACTCCGCGATGGTCGACGCCGCCGACCTGCCGTTCGTCACGGGTCTCGACGTCGCGGGCGTCGTCAGCGACGTGGGCGAGGGCGTCTCCGACGTCGCCCCCGGCGACAGGGTGCTCCTCTGTCCGAACGAGACGTGCGGCACCTGTCGCTTCTGTCGGGAGGGGCCCGAGAACCTGTGCGAGCAGTTCTCGCTGTACCACGGCGGGCTCGCGGAGGCGGCCCGCGTTCGGGCCGACCGGCTCGTCCCCCTCCCCGACGGCGTTCCGACGACGGACGCGGCCGCGTTGCCGACGGCGTACGTGACCGCGTTCCGGATGCTCCAGCGGGCCGACGTCGGTCCGGGAGACCGCGTGTTCGTCCCCGGTGCGACAGGGGGCGTCGGCGTGGCGGCAATCCAGCTCTGTGACGTCCTCGGGGCGCGGACGGTCGGCACCTCCTCGTCGGCGTCGAAGCTCGAGCGCGTCCGCGAACTCGGACTCGACCGCGGCATCCGGTCGACCGACACGGACGAGATCCGCGAGCGCGTCGAGGAGGAGGGAAAGGTCGACGCCGTCGTCAACCACCTCGGCGGCGAGTTCACCGGACTCGGCCAGTCGGTCCTCCGCCGCGGCGGCACGATGGTGATCTGCGGGCGGACGGCCGGCGGCGAGTCCACGATCAAGGTCGCCGACCTGTTCCTCCGACACAAGCGCGTCGTCGGCAGCACGATGGGAACGCAGAACGACCTTCGGCGGCTCGTCGACCTCGTCGCCGCGGGCGACCTGTCGCCCGTCGTGGACGAGACGTACCCCCTCGACGAGACGGGCGCCGCGTTCGAGGCGATGCAGGAGCGCGAGAGCGTCGGGAAGCTCGTGATCACGCCCTGA
- the purM gene encoding phosphoribosylformylglycinamidine cyclo-ligase: MGDDGATGDAGDATDTDAEELTYADAGVDIDASEAATAALVGAAGAGGEGASGSDYAGMLDIGDRYLALATDGVGTKLLVAEALEDYSTVGIDCIAMNANDLVAAGVRPVAFVDYLAVDEPDETFAEQVGEGLRAGAEEADVALVGGETAVMPEVVKGLDLAGTCAGLARKDAVFEGEAEPGNALVGWASSGIHSNGLTLAREAVTRDGDYADPCPFEGYDTLGEALLEPTRLYTGLLDPMRERGVRAAAHITGGGWTNLDRLGEFRYVVDDPWPIQPVFEFVRKRGNVSDEEMHRTFNTGTGFVAALDPEDAERLASETDGRVIGRVEEGEGVAIRGMEL; the protein is encoded by the coding sequence ATGGGAGACGACGGCGCGACCGGGGACGCCGGGGACGCCACCGACACCGACGCCGAGGAGCTCACCTACGCCGACGCCGGCGTGGACATCGACGCGAGCGAGGCCGCCACCGCGGCGCTCGTCGGCGCGGCGGGTGCCGGCGGCGAGGGGGCGAGCGGGAGCGACTACGCCGGCATGCTCGACATCGGCGACCGCTACCTCGCGCTCGCGACCGACGGCGTCGGGACGAAGTTGCTCGTGGCCGAGGCGCTCGAGGACTACTCGACGGTCGGCATCGACTGCATCGCCATGAACGCGAACGACCTCGTCGCCGCGGGCGTCAGGCCCGTCGCGTTCGTCGACTACCTCGCGGTGGACGAACCCGACGAGACGTTCGCCGAGCAGGTCGGCGAGGGGCTGCGAGCCGGCGCCGAGGAGGCCGACGTCGCGCTGGTCGGCGGCGAGACGGCGGTGATGCCGGAGGTCGTGAAGGGGCTCGACCTCGCGGGTACGTGCGCGGGCCTGGCGCGGAAGGACGCGGTGTTCGAGGGCGAGGCGGAACCTGGCAACGCGCTCGTCGGCTGGGCGTCCTCGGGCATCCACTCGAACGGGCTCACGCTCGCCCGGGAGGCAGTCACGCGCGACGGCGACTACGCGGACCCGTGTCCGTTCGAGGGGTACGACACGCTCGGCGAGGCGCTGCTGGAGCCGACGCGGCTCTACACCGGCCTGCTCGACCCGATGCGCGAGCGCGGCGTCCGCGCCGCGGCGCATATCACGGGCGGCGGCTGGACGAACCTCGACCGGCTCGGGGAGTTCCGCTACGTGGTCGACGACCCGTGGCCGATCCAGCCCGTCTTCGAGTTCGTGCGGAAGCGCGGGAACGTGAGCGACGAGGAGATGCACCGGACCTTCAACACGGGCACCGGATTCGTCGCTGCGCTGGACCCGGAGGACGCCGAGCGGCTGGCCTCGGAGACCGACGGACGAGTCATCGGACGCGTCGAGGAGGGCGAGGGCGTGGCGATCCGCGGAATGGAACTGTAG